A single region of the Brachypodium distachyon strain Bd21 chromosome 3, Brachypodium_distachyon_v3.0, whole genome shotgun sequence genome encodes:
- the LOC100830949 gene encoding transcription factor MYB20: MGRQPCCDKVGLKKGPWTAEEDQKLVSFILGNGQCCWRAVPKLAGLLRCGKSCRLRWTNYLRPDLKRGLLSEADEKLVVDLHAQLGNRWSKIASQLPGRTDNEIKNHWNTHIKKKLRKLGIDPLTHKPLPVPDQKLPEQEKKTESTETGTDLQRDGDDQEEEELVLLKKSPGFCTDDVPMLHPDEIVVPLSPPPPTSSYCSSSSASTSCDDGTTLFPIMDMDWPDSGTMCLMGLEDDMIFMAAPWEEDCLLAPQPQSADTFSAYQCQRNSAALVEQQEAWNKLELF; the protein is encoded by the exons ATGGGGAGGCAACCGTGCTGCGACAAGGTGGGGCTGAAGAAGGGGCcgtggacggcggaggaggaccaGAAGCTCGTCAGCTTCATCCTCGGCAACGGCCAATGCTGCTGGCGCGCCGTGCCAAAGCTCGCCG GGCTGCTGCGGTGCGGGAAGAGCTGCCGGCTTCGGTGGACCAACTACCTGCGGCCGGACCTCAAGAGGGGCCTCCTGTCCGAGGCCGACGAGAAGCTCGTCGTCGACCTCCATGCCCAGCTCGGCAATAG GTGGTCGAAGATCGCGTCGCAGCTGCCAGGGCGGACGGACAACGAGATCAAGAACCACTGGAACACGCACATCAAGAAGAAGCTCCGCAAGCTCGGGATCGACCCGCTCACCCACAAGCCCCTCCCGGTGCCGGATCAGAAGCTTCCGGAGCAGGAGAAGAAGACGGAGTCGACAGAGACAGGGACGGACCTGCAGAGAGATGGGGATGatcaggaagaagaagagctcgtCCTCCTGAAAAAGTCCCCCGGGTTCTGCACCGACGACGTGCCGATGCTCCACCCGGACGAGATCGTGGTGCCATtgtcaccgccgccaccgacgtCGTCCTActgctcctcgtcgtcggcgtcgaccAGCTGCGACGACGGCACCACTCTGTTCCCGATCATGGACATGGACTGGCCGGACAGTGGTACCATGTGCCTGATGGGGCTGGAGGACGACATGATATTcatggcggcgccgtgggAAGAGGACTGCCTGCTGGCGCCGCAGCCCCAGTCGGCGGACACCTTCAGCGCGTATCAGTGCCAGAGGAATAGTGCCGCGTTGGTTGAGCAGCAGGAGGCATGGAACAAGCTTGAGCTCTTCTAG
- the LOC100821948 gene encoding protein TIFY 6a produces the protein MSVGAGANIFSERERDGGKARKVKQAPPAVGAESERGLTEKKFGLSFCWAILELVAAASSSSSSYMERDFLGAIGRKEEEEEESETTACRAESDYPAAQWQFQAKAGAAPAFMSFRAGAGAREDSKEAALDQFSFSGFRQPPPAVPAGDSFDCIKKHHASSPVTMPHHQRQFGLDGQASSNPRQYAAAVHGHCAQGMDPYAVPGHHLQGGSRSFNHPMSFNPGNQMVRVQSLPTAAGSGVPFRNQYFTNNNAVASSKVGVYGGTRDLRNPKAPQMTIFYNGSVNVFDVPVDKARQLMVLASRASIPSPPTVSQRSDLPVSANVKVMVPEVSPARIIVQRPETSVPLVSGISSPITVVSQAVTLPRSTAIPNNDSSGPASAAITSAVPPVAQASSSQPMPQANAAAEAIAPRAVPQARKASLARFLEKRKERVSIVAPYPSSKSPLESNDTLGSSSTPSKSSCTDIALSSNNGEESTSIGLPRNISFGSEKFPSTKLQI, from the exons ATGAGCGTGGGAGCGGGAGCAAACATTTttagcgagagagagagagacggagGAAAAGCGAGAAAAGTCAAGCAGGCACCGCCCGCCGTAGGAGCAGAGAGCGAGAGAGGCCTCACAGAGAAAAAGTTTGGGCTCTCTTTCTGTTGGGCGATTCTCGAGctagtggcggcggcgtcttcttcgtcttcttcttacATGGAGAGGGACTTCCTGGGCGCGAttgggaggaaggaggaggaggaggaggagagcgagACGACTGCCTGCAGGGCGGAATCAG ATTACCCGGCGGCACAGTGGCAGTTCCAAGCAAAAGCCGGCGCCGCTCCGGCGTTCATGTCATTCAGGGCGGGGGCGGGCGCCAGGGAGGACTCCAAGGAGGCCGCTCTCGACCAATTCTCCTTCTCCGGGTTCCGGCAGCCACCGCCGGCTGTGCCAGCCGGCGATTCCTTTGACTGCATCAAGAAGCATCATGCCAGCTCCCCTGTGACGATGCCTCATCACCAG AGGCAGTTTGGATTGGACGGCCAGGCCAGCAGCAACCCGCGGCAGTACGCCGCCGCGGTGCATGGGCACTGTGCACAGGGCATGGATCCCTATGCCGTGCCAGGCCATCATCTCCAGGGTGGATCCAGGTCGTTCAACCATCCGATGTCGTTCAATCCGGGCAATCAGATGGTCAGGGTACAGAGCCTCCCAACTGCTGCAGGCAGTGGTGTCCCGTTCAGGAATCAGTATTTTACTAACAACAATGCCGTGGCTAGTTCTAAGGTCGGCGTGTACGGCGGCACAAG GGACCTACGGAACCCGAAGGCGCCACAGATGACTATATTCTACAACGGCTCGGTGAATGTGTTCGACGTCCCGGTCGACAAG GCTCGGCAGCTTATGGTTTTGGCAAGCAGGGCGTCTATTCCAAGCCCACCCACTGTATCCCAGAGATCTGATTTGCCTGTTTCGGCTAATGTAAAAGTTATGGTGCCTGAGGTTTCACCTGCAAGGATTATAGTTCAGAGACCGGAGACCTCTGTGCCTCTTGTATCAGGCATTTCAAGTCCAATTACTGTCGTCTCACAAGCTGTGACTCTCCCCAGGAGCACAGCTATCCCAAACAATGACAGTTCAGGTCCGGCATCTGCAGCCATAACCTCAGCTGTTCCTCCCGTAGCTCAGGCATCATCGTCCCAACCGATGCCACAAGCAAATGCTGCTGCAGAAGCTATTGCGCCAAGAG CTGTCCCTCAAGCTCGGAAAGCATCACTTGCTCGATTCTTGGAGAAGCGAAAGGAAAG AGTCTCAATCGTCGCGCCATACCCATCGTCGAAGAGCCCGTTAGAGAGCAACGACACCTTGGGTAGCAGCAGCACGCCAAGCAAGTCATCCTGCACAGACATTGCCCTGTCGAGCAACAACGGCGAGGAGTCGACAAGCATAGGGCTCCCCAGGAACATCAGCTTCGGCAGCGAGAAGTTCCCAAGCACAAAGTTGCAGATATGA